A single Tenacibaculum sp. 190524A02b DNA region contains:
- the metK gene encoding methionine adenosyltransferase, protein MSYFFTSESVSEGHPDKVADQISDALIDNFLAFDSDSKVACETLVTTGQVVLAGEVKSNTYLDVQKIARDVINKIGYTKGEYMFDGNSCGVLSAIHEQSDDINRGVDRASKEEQGAGDQGMMFGYATNETQNYMPLALDLSHLILKELAVLRRESKEITYLRPDAKSQVTIEYSDDNVPQRIEAIVVSTQHDDFDADEEMLAKIRKDIVEILIPRVKAKLTPEIQGLFNEDIKYHINPTGKFVIGGPHGDTGLTGRKIIVDTYGGKGAHGGGAFSGKDPSKVDRSAAYATRHIAKNLVAAGVADEVLVQVSYAIGVVEPMGIFVDTYGTAKVDLTDGEIAQKVSEVFDMRPHAIEERLKLRTPMYSETAAYGHMGRVNEVVSKTFTQPNGEQKTMDVELFTWEKLDYVAKVKEAFQL, encoded by the coding sequence ATGTCATATTTTTTTACCTCTGAAAGTGTTTCAGAAGGGCATCCAGATAAAGTTGCAGATCAAATTTCAGATGCGTTAATAGATAACTTTTTAGCATTTGATTCAGATTCTAAAGTAGCTTGTGAAACATTGGTAACTACTGGTCAAGTAGTTTTAGCTGGTGAAGTAAAATCAAACACCTATTTAGATGTTCAGAAAATAGCACGTGATGTTATTAATAAAATAGGATATACTAAAGGCGAGTATATGTTTGATGGGAACTCATGTGGGGTTTTATCGGCTATACATGAACAATCAGATGATATTAATAGAGGAGTAGATAGAGCCAGTAAAGAGGAGCAAGGAGCAGGAGATCAAGGTATGATGTTTGGATACGCTACGAATGAAACTCAAAATTATATGCCTTTAGCATTAGATTTGTCTCATTTGATTTTGAAAGAATTGGCAGTATTGCGTAGAGAAAGTAAAGAGATTACTTATTTACGTCCAGATGCTAAAAGTCAGGTAACTATTGAATATTCTGATGATAATGTTCCGCAACGTATTGAAGCAATTGTAGTTTCTACACAGCATGATGATTTTGATGCAGATGAAGAAATGTTAGCTAAGATTAGAAAAGATATCGTAGAGATTTTAATTCCAAGGGTAAAAGCAAAATTAACCCCTGAAATTCAAGGATTATTTAATGAGGATATAAAATATCATATAAATCCAACAGGTAAATTTGTTATTGGTGGTCCTCATGGAGATACTGGATTGACTGGTAGAAAAATTATTGTGGATACCTATGGAGGAAAAGGAGCACATGGAGGCGGAGCTTTTTCAGGGAAAGATCCTAGTAAAGTAGATAGGTCTGCTGCTTATGCAACGCGCCACATAGCTAAAAATTTAGTAGCTGCTGGAGTGGCTGATGAGGTTTTAGTTCAAGTTTCTTATGCTATTGGTGTAGTAGAACCAATGGGGATTTTTGTAGATACGTATGGTACCGCTAAAGTTGATTTAACTGATGGAGAAATAGCTCAAAAAGTTTCTGAAGTTTTTGATATGCGTCCACATGCTATAGAGGAACGTTTAAAATTAAGAACTCCAATGTATAGCGAAACAGCAGCTTATGGGCACATGGGGCGTGTAAATGAAGTAGTTTCTAAAACATTTACACAACCTAATGGAGAACAAAAAACAATGGATGTAGAGTTGTTTACTTGGGAAAAGTTAGATTATGTAGCTAAAGTTAAAGAAGCATTTCAATTGTAA
- the thrC gene encoding threonine synthase — translation MVKYISITGGGKPVDFETTILAGYAPDGGLYVPQELPKISKQQLQKWKSLDYIDLAFEILSLFIDRSIISSAELKQLLKESYVTFEKENIIPLHPLKSIEKTYIMELFHGPTISFKDVGLAFLVNLVNFFLKKRNERLSLIVATTGDTGPATAHYAAGKSNLDAWVLYPQGKITQEQERQITTLPHSNIHPVSVANCKDGADDLDAVIKKFYAKKEFRGKLKLSSVNSINWGRIMMQTVHYFYGYFQVVDTIGERVHMSVPSGGFGNLCAGSLAKEMGLPITTLLAANNKNACLHRIFSQGFFSKEDIHETASSAIDILIPMNFWRHLFFRTGKDPLKIKAWKDQFESTGFVEFDNISQESYKKDFLSYSASDKETLNTIKEIYENEGYLLDPHGSVAVVTAKKLKKKLGDGKVICLATAHPSKFPDIIKNTLGIEELPKQGKHHSIETAKKRCQKVHICDHSHLEEALQYAMEANWDLNKR, via the coding sequence ATGGTTAAATACATAAGCATAACAGGAGGTGGAAAACCTGTAGACTTTGAGACAACTATCCTAGCAGGATATGCTCCAGATGGAGGATTGTACGTACCTCAAGAGCTTCCAAAAATTTCTAAACAACAGTTACAAAAATGGAAAAGCTTAGACTATATAGATTTAGCTTTTGAAATTTTATCGCTTTTCATAGATAGGAGTATTATTTCAAGCGCTGAATTAAAACAATTACTGAAGGAGTCATATGTTACTTTTGAAAAAGAAAACATAATCCCCTTACACCCTTTAAAGTCCATAGAAAAAACCTACATCATGGAACTTTTCCATGGCCCTACAATTTCATTTAAAGATGTAGGACTAGCTTTTTTGGTAAATTTAGTTAACTTTTTTCTAAAAAAACGAAATGAACGTCTTTCTCTTATAGTTGCAACAACAGGCGATACTGGCCCCGCTACTGCACATTATGCTGCAGGAAAATCTAATCTAGATGCATGGGTACTCTACCCTCAAGGAAAAATTACCCAAGAACAAGAACGACAAATAACAACACTACCCCATTCTAATATCCATCCTGTAAGCGTTGCTAACTGTAAAGACGGAGCTGACGACCTTGATGCTGTAATAAAAAAATTTTATGCTAAAAAAGAGTTTAGAGGTAAATTAAAATTATCAAGTGTAAACTCTATTAACTGGGGACGTATTATGATGCAAACTGTTCACTATTTTTATGGTTATTTTCAGGTTGTAGATACTATAGGAGAGCGTGTACACATGTCTGTTCCTTCTGGTGGTTTTGGAAACCTTTGTGCAGGATCATTAGCAAAAGAAATGGGATTACCTATAACAACTCTTTTGGCTGCAAATAATAAAAACGCTTGTCTACATCGTATTTTTTCACAAGGCTTTTTTTCAAAAGAAGACATTCACGAAACAGCTTCATCAGCTATTGATATATTAATCCCTATGAATTTTTGGAGACATTTATTTTTTCGCACCGGAAAAGACCCTTTAAAAATCAAAGCATGGAAAGACCAATTTGAAAGTACAGGTTTTGTTGAGTTTGATAACATTTCTCAAGAGTCTTATAAAAAAGATTTCCTTTCTTATAGCGCCTCAGATAAAGAAACTCTTAATACCATTAAAGAGATTTATGAAAATGAAGGTTATTTATTAGACCCTCATGGATCAGTTGCTGTAGTTACTGCTAAAAAATTAAAGAAAAAATTAGGAGACGGAAAAGTTATTTGTTTAGCTACTGCACATCCATCAAAATTTCCCGATATTATTAAAAATACGCTAGGAATAGAAGAATTACCTAAGCAAGGAAAACATCATTCTATTGAAACTGCAAAAAAACGCTGTCAAAAAGTACACATATGCGATCATTCTCATTTAGAAGAAGCACTACAGTACGCCATGGAGGCCAACTGGGATTTAAATAAAAGGTAA
- a CDS encoding phosphotransferase: protein MSKYTILNKAAISSIVQQYGFQNISAYKLLKGGSENTNYCIDTINTRFVLTICEQKTATEALMLSNILKHLEKHNFTTSKIVDTIDGKTLGTYKGKPVLIKKFIQGKVLKELPNHLLELAGQQMGKLHTINAPNYLPNEISYGQNHFNEVTKYAPNSSFDIWLKEIKTYITPYLKLNPVKSLIHSDLFPSNIIISSKEKDIIIMDFEEAAYYYRVFDIGMALVGLCSKEEKLIFKKAKCFLKGYQKEIELTLLEKNVLQAFTVYAAAAMTFWRHKHFNYTKPLPELKNHYKELQNITNYIKDISVTQFKTLTN from the coding sequence ATGTCAAAGTATACAATTTTAAATAAAGCTGCTATAAGTTCCATTGTTCAACAATATGGTTTTCAAAACATAAGTGCATATAAACTATTAAAAGGTGGTTCTGAAAACACTAATTACTGCATTGACACTATAAATACTAGGTTCGTATTGACTATTTGTGAACAGAAAACAGCAACTGAGGCATTAATGTTATCTAATATTTTAAAACACTTAGAAAAACATAACTTTACTACTTCTAAAATTGTAGACACTATAGATGGGAAAACATTGGGGACTTATAAGGGTAAACCTGTTTTAATAAAGAAATTTATCCAAGGGAAAGTTCTTAAAGAACTCCCCAATCACCTTTTAGAATTAGCAGGTCAACAAATGGGAAAGCTTCATACAATCAACGCACCAAACTACCTTCCAAATGAAATTAGTTATGGACAAAACCATTTTAATGAAGTAACAAAATATGCCCCAAATAGTTCTTTTGATATATGGTTGAAAGAAATCAAAACTTATATAACTCCATACCTTAAACTCAATCCTGTAAAATCATTAATACATAGTGACTTGTTCCCCAGTAATATTATTATTTCAAGTAAAGAGAAAGACATTATTATTATGGATTTTGAAGAAGCTGCATATTATTATCGAGTTTTTGATATAGGAATGGCGTTAGTAGGATTATGTTCTAAAGAAGAAAAATTAATTTTTAAAAAAGCTAAATGTTTTCTTAAAGGCTACCAAAAAGAAATTGAATTGACTCTTTTAGAAAAAAATGTTTTACAAGCTTTTACTGTATATGCAGCGGCAGCTATGACGTTTTGGAGACATAAACATTTTAACTATACAAAACCATTACCGGAACTAAAAAATCACTATAAAGAATTACAAAACATTACTAATTATATAAAAGACATATCGGTTACTCAATTTAAGACATTAACAAACTAA
- a CDS encoding prephenate dehydratase: protein MKKIAIQGIQGSNHHIVAENFYGKNIQLNECLSFDILTDSLLSKSSDEAVMAIENTIAGSIIPNYALIDKYNLHISGEYYLPIHHHLMALPNQNIEDIREVCSHPMALLQCKEFFKKHPFIKLVEDVDTSAVAKTISEEKLSGVAAIAPKIAADIFGLEVIEDEIQTIKNNETRFVILQTEKPENNINSINKASLRFELDHKRGSLATVLNVMSDCKLNLTKIQSLPIIDTPWKYAFFVDTTFNEYSDFAKAKSIIEIMANNFKILGEYKNGRL, encoded by the coding sequence ATGAAAAAAATAGCCATTCAAGGAATACAGGGAAGTAATCACCACATAGTTGCGGAGAACTTTTACGGGAAAAACATTCAGCTAAATGAATGTTTATCCTTTGACATTCTAACTGACAGCCTATTGTCAAAAAGCTCTGATGAAGCTGTTATGGCAATAGAGAATACTATTGCAGGGTCAATTATCCCTAACTATGCATTAATAGACAAATATAACTTACATATTTCTGGGGAATACTATTTACCAATCCATCATCACCTGATGGCTTTACCCAATCAAAATATTGAAGATATTAGAGAGGTATGCTCACATCCAATGGCTTTATTACAATGTAAAGAGTTTTTTAAAAAACATCCTTTCATAAAATTAGTTGAGGATGTAGATACTTCTGCTGTAGCAAAAACTATTTCAGAAGAAAAATTATCAGGTGTGGCTGCTATTGCTCCAAAAATTGCTGCTGATATTTTTGGTTTAGAAGTGATTGAAGATGAAATACAAACTATAAAAAATAACGAAACTCGTTTTGTTATACTACAAACTGAAAAACCTGAAAACAATATAAACAGTATCAACAAAGCTTCTTTACGTTTTGAATTAGATCATAAAAGAGGAAGCTTGGCTACTGTACTAAATGTAATGAGTGACTGTAAACTAAACCTTACAAAAATTCAATCATTACCAATTATAGATACTCCTTGGAAGTATGCCTTCTTTGTGGATACTACTTTTAATGAGTATAGCGATTTTGCCAAAGCAAAATCGATTATTGAAATCATGGCAAACAACTTTAAAATATTAGGCGAATATAAAAACGGAAGATTATGA
- a CDS encoding DUF58 domain-containing protein, with amino-acid sequence MIELNNGLTSEIKNLELLAKQVVEGFITGMHKSPFHGFSVEFSEHKLYNKGESTRHIDWKLFAKTEKLYTKKYEEETNLRCHIIIDNSASMHFPTSKNQNINNLNKIGFSAIASACLMEILKRQRDAVGLSVYSDTYEYYAPEKGSERHRKMILTQLEKLISNSSTSSTQTYEFLHEIAEKIHRRSLIFIFTDMFQTSKKEDELFDALRHLKHNKHEVILFHTYDKELELLFNFDNTPKKFVDVETGDEINLYAENVQEKYNELTSEYFKKLKNKCLQYKIDYIPVNIRKGYKDILTSYLISRRKIL; translated from the coding sequence ATGATAGAATTAAACAATGGACTTACTTCCGAAATAAAAAATCTAGAGTTATTAGCTAAACAAGTAGTTGAAGGTTTTATAACAGGAATGCATAAAAGTCCTTTTCATGGATTTTCAGTAGAGTTTTCAGAACATAAGCTCTATAATAAAGGAGAAAGCACTAGGCATATAGATTGGAAACTTTTTGCTAAAACAGAAAAATTATATACCAAAAAATACGAAGAAGAAACTAATTTAAGATGTCATATTATTATTGACAACTCTGCTTCCATGCATTTCCCTACAAGTAAAAACCAAAATATCAACAACTTAAATAAAATTGGTTTTTCTGCTATTGCTTCTGCATGCCTAATGGAAATTTTAAAACGGCAAAGAGATGCTGTAGGATTGAGTGTATATTCTGATACTTACGAATACTATGCTCCTGAGAAAGGAAGCGAACGTCATAGAAAAATGATATTAACACAACTAGAAAAATTAATTTCCAATTCGTCTACTAGTTCAACTCAAACGTACGAGTTTTTGCATGAAATTGCGGAAAAAATCCATAGGCGTTCCCTTATATTTATATTTACAGATATGTTTCAAACGTCAAAAAAAGAAGATGAACTTTTTGACGCTTTAAGACACTTAAAACATAATAAACATGAAGTAATTTTATTTCATACTTATGATAAAGAACTTGAACTTTTATTTAATTTTGACAATACCCCAAAAAAGTTTGTCGATGTTGAAACTGGCGATGAAATAAATTTATACGCCGAAAATGTACAAGAAAAATATAATGAACTCACCTCTGAATACTTCAAGAAACTAAAAAACAAATGCTTGCAATATAAAATTGATTACATTCCTGTAAACATTAGAAAAGGCTATAAAGATATACTTACCAGTTATCTTATCAGCAGGCGTAAAATTTTATAA
- a CDS encoding prephenate dehydrogenase, translating to MNVFVIGLGLIGGSLALDIQTEFENATIYGIDNNENHLLEALEIGIIQHKATFKDLEKAEVVIISVPVDVSLKLITKVLEIIDDNTLVLDVGSTKEDICEIVKNNPKRRNFLATHPIAGTEFSGPKAALKNLYRGKTNIICEVEKTAFKLQEKALTIFSKIGMRIRYMDPKSHDKHIAYVSHLSHISSFMLGKTVIEKEKNERDIFDMAGSGFASTVRLAKSSPAMWTPIFQQNKTNVIETLDEYINNLQQFKELMLQDNFQEIYQEMENTNHIKQILNGIQ from the coding sequence ATGAATGTATTTGTAATTGGACTGGGATTAATTGGTGGTAGTTTGGCATTAGACATTCAAACCGAATTTGAAAATGCTACTATTTATGGAATAGATAATAATGAAAATCATCTACTTGAAGCTTTAGAAATTGGTATTATTCAACACAAAGCTACTTTTAAAGATTTAGAAAAAGCTGAAGTAGTAATTATATCTGTTCCTGTTGACGTTTCTTTAAAACTAATAACTAAAGTACTTGAAATTATTGATGATAATACCTTAGTATTAGATGTTGGTTCTACCAAAGAAGATATCTGTGAAATAGTTAAAAATAACCCTAAAAGAAGAAACTTTTTAGCTACACACCCAATTGCTGGAACAGAATTTTCAGGTCCTAAAGCTGCATTAAAGAATTTATATAGAGGTAAAACAAACATTATTTGTGAAGTTGAAAAAACGGCTTTTAAATTACAAGAGAAAGCTTTAACTATTTTTTCAAAAATTGGCATGAGAATTCGATACATGGACCCAAAATCACATGACAAACATATAGCTTATGTTTCTCACTTGTCACACATAAGTTCATTTATGCTAGGAAAAACTGTTATTGAGAAAGAAAAAAATGAGCGAGATATTTTTGATATGGCTGGTAGTGGTTTTGCCTCTACTGTTAGATTAGCAAAAAGCTCTCCAGCAATGTGGACGCCTATTTTTCAACAAAATAAGACTAACGTTATAGAAACCTTAGACGAATACATAAACAATCTACAACAATTTAAAGAGTTGATGTTACAAGATAATTTCCAAGAGATTTATCAAGAAATGGAAAACACCAATCATATCAAACAAATTTTAAACGGAATACAATAA
- a CDS encoding bifunctional 3-deoxy-7-phosphoheptulonate synthase/chorismate mutase type II: protein MENSKQLRTWLNNMELPHPLVIAGPCSAETEEQVLTIAHQLKDSDVNYFRAGIWKPRTRPGNFEGVGALGLKWLQKVKEETGMKTCTEVANSAHVDLALEHDIDLLWIGARSTVSPFIMQEIAEALKGTDKTVLVKNPVNPDLALWLGGIERLYSAGIKNLGAIHRGFSTYEKSKYRNIPEWQLAIEFQNRFPDLPLICDPSHITGKRDMVFDVSQTALDLNFDGLMIETHNDPDNAWSDAAQQVTPDSLKQIMENLRVRKETTTDETYKENLDNLRAQINVADSQLIDTLGKRMKIADKIGELKKEKNVAVLQSKRWNEILGNMILEGESRGLSEEFVLKMFKAIHQESINHQEKIIKG from the coding sequence ATGGAGAATTCAAAACAACTAAGAACATGGCTTAACAACATGGAGCTTCCGCATCCATTAGTAATTGCAGGACCTTGTAGCGCTGAAACAGAAGAGCAAGTATTAACTATTGCTCACCAATTAAAAGACTCAGATGTAAACTATTTCAGAGCTGGTATTTGGAAACCTAGAACTAGACCAGGAAACTTTGAAGGTGTAGGCGCTTTAGGTTTAAAATGGCTTCAAAAAGTAAAAGAGGAAACAGGAATGAAAACTTGTACCGAAGTAGCTAACTCTGCTCACGTTGACCTTGCCTTAGAACATGATATTGATTTACTTTGGATTGGAGCTCGTTCAACAGTTAGCCCATTTATAATGCAAGAAATTGCAGAAGCTTTAAAAGGAACTGACAAAACCGTTTTAGTTAAAAACCCTGTAAATCCAGATTTAGCTTTATGGTTAGGAGGAATTGAAAGGTTATATTCAGCAGGCATTAAAAATTTAGGAGCAATACATAGAGGGTTTTCTACTTACGAAAAATCAAAATATAGAAATATTCCTGAATGGCAGTTAGCTATTGAATTCCAAAACAGATTTCCTGACCTACCATTAATTTGTGACCCTTCACACATTACAGGAAAAAGAGACATGGTTTTTGATGTTTCTCAAACTGCTTTAGATTTAAATTTTGATGGTTTAATGATTGAAACACACAATGACCCTGATAATGCATGGAGTGATGCAGCTCAACAAGTTACTCCTGATAGCTTAAAACAAATAATGGAAAATCTTAGAGTTAGAAAAGAAACTACCACAGATGAAACTTATAAAGAAAACCTAGATAATTTAAGAGCTCAAATTAATGTTGCAGATAGTCAGTTAATAGATACTTTAGGGAAGAGAATGAAAATAGCTGACAAAATTGGAGAGCTTAAAAAAGAGAAAAATGTTGCCGTATTACAATCTAAACGTTGGAATGAAATATTAGGAAACATGATTTTAGAAGGTGAGTCTAGAGGTTTAAGCGAAGAATTTGTTTTAAAAATGTTTAAAGCTATTCACCAAGAGAGTATTAACCACCAAGAAAAAATTATCAAAGGGTAA
- a CDS encoding VOC family protein — protein MRLNQVTIPSNNVKKSVDFYKKLGLHLIVDASPRYVRFELPDGESTFSIHYTENLPKESSITVYFEDDNLDELVKLLQGKGIQFTLLPTDQNWLWREAHLIDPDGNKLILFTAGENRKNPPWRVN, from the coding sequence ATGCGCTTAAACCAAGTAACCATACCCTCTAACAATGTTAAAAAATCTGTAGATTTTTATAAAAAACTAGGCTTGCATCTAATTGTAGATGCAAGTCCTAGATACGTTCGATTTGAACTTCCAGACGGTGAGAGTACTTTTTCTATTCACTATACAGAAAATCTCCCTAAAGAAAGTAGTATTACAGTTTATTTTGAAGATGATAATCTTGATGAACTTGTAAAACTTTTACAAGGAAAAGGAATTCAATTTACTTTACTTCCAACTGACCAAAATTGGTTGTGGCGTGAAGCTCATTTAATAGATCCAGATGGAAATAAATTAATTTTATTTACAGCTGGTGAAAATAGAAAAAATCCGCCTTGGCGAGTAAACTAA
- the trxA gene encoding thioredoxin — translation MALEITDASFQEVVLNSDKPVLVDFWAAWCGPCRMVSPIVDEISSEYEGKAIVGKVDVDANQEFAAKYGVRNIPTVLIFKNGEVVDKQVGAAPKKTYTDKIDAAL, via the coding sequence ATGGCATTAGAAATAACAGATGCTTCTTTTCAAGAAGTAGTATTAAATTCAGACAAACCAGTATTAGTAGATTTTTGGGCAGCTTGGTGTGGACCATGTAGAATGGTATCTCCTATTGTAGATGAAATCAGTAGTGAATATGAAGGCAAAGCCATTGTTGGTAAAGTAGACGTAGATGCAAACCAAGAATTTGCTGCTAAGTACGGTGTAAGAAACATCCCTACCGTTTTAATCTTTAAAAATGGAGAAGTAGTTGATAAGCAAGTTGGTGCAGCACCTAAAAAAACATATACAGATAAAATTGATGCTGCTTTATAA
- a CDS encoding pyridoxal phosphate-dependent aminotransferase, with translation MITFANRLQTVQEYYFSKKLKEVRALANEGKPIINMGIGSPDLQPPKSVIEAIQNSLTDSGAHKYQSYQGLPEFRNAVAAFYKSKYNVTVNPDSEVLPLMGSKEGIMHISLAFLNEGDNVLIPNPGYPTYSSVTNLVGANPIYYNLDDKNNWQPNFDELEQLDLSKVKLMWVNYPHMPTGTKAVKETYEKLISFGKKHHIVIVNDNPYSFILNEEPLSILQVEGAKNIALELNSLSKSFNMAGWRVGKLIGSSNFLNEVLKVKTQMDSGMFYGIQKGAIEALELDNQWFVEQNKIYKTRQELIFNLADILNCSYDKNATGMFVWAKLPKGQESEKVVDNLLYNKNIFVAPGTIFGSQGEGYIRFSLCVSEKQIKEAITRF, from the coding sequence ATGATAACTTTTGCAAATCGTTTACAAACCGTACAAGAATACTACTTCTCTAAAAAACTTAAAGAAGTTAGAGCGTTAGCTAATGAAGGCAAACCAATTATTAATATGGGAATTGGAAGCCCTGATTTACAACCTCCAAAGTCTGTAATTGAAGCTATTCAAAATAGCTTAACAGATTCTGGAGCACATAAATACCAAAGTTATCAAGGATTACCTGAGTTTAGAAATGCTGTAGCTGCTTTTTACAAAAGTAAGTATAATGTTACAGTTAATCCAGATAGTGAAGTACTTCCTTTGATGGGAAGTAAAGAAGGGATTATGCATATTTCTTTAGCTTTTTTAAATGAAGGTGATAACGTTTTAATTCCTAACCCAGGTTACCCAACCTATAGTTCAGTTACTAATTTGGTAGGAGCAAATCCTATTTATTATAATTTAGACGATAAAAACAATTGGCAGCCTAACTTTGATGAACTTGAACAATTAGATTTAAGTAAGGTTAAGCTTATGTGGGTAAACTATCCACATATGCCTACTGGCACTAAAGCTGTTAAAGAAACTTATGAGAAATTAATTTCTTTTGGAAAGAAACATCACATTGTTATAGTAAATGACAACCCTTATAGCTTTATACTTAACGAAGAACCTTTAAGTATTTTACAAGTAGAAGGAGCTAAAAACATTGCTTTAGAATTAAATTCATTAAGCAAATCTTTTAATATGGCTGGTTGGCGTGTTGGAAAGCTCATTGGCTCTTCTAACTTTTTAAATGAAGTTTTGAAAGTAAAAACCCAAATGGATTCTGGTATGTTTTATGGCATCCAAAAAGGAGCTATTGAAGCTTTAGAACTAGACAATCAATGGTTTGTAGAACAAAACAAAATATATAAAACAAGACAGGAGCTTATTTTTAACTTGGCTGATATTTTAAATTGTAGCTACGATAAAAATGCTACAGGAATGTTTGTATGGGCTAAACTTCCTAAAGGTCAGGAATCAGAAAAAGTAGTTGATAACCTACTATATAATAAAAATATTTTTGTAGCCCCAGGTACTATTTTTGGTAGCCAAGGAGAAGGATACATTCGCTTTTCGTTATGTGTCTCAGAAAAACAAATTAAGGAAGCGATAACACGATTTTAA
- a CDS encoding MFS transporter codes for MKKLYLNYLDTFKGLSNEVWWLSLITLINRAGTMVVPFLSLYLTKNLDFTLKDVGWIMTCFGLGSVFGSFAGGKLTDKIGYYKVMKASLFLTGLLFIALQFVTSFIGFCIGIFLVMLVADTFRPAMFVALSAYSKPENKTRSVTLIRLAINLGFTAGPAVGGIIISSIGYSGLFWVDGVTCILATFLLINVLNPKKSKVTDEVEVKNPISVFSDNAFWVFFVSMFIFGFIFLQYFSTMPLYYKDGHHLSELEIGLLMGMNGFAIFILEMPLIKWLENSKYTKELLMFFGLFLTGLSFLVLNLTSWAGILIIGMLLMTIGEMIAFPFSNAFVMERAKKGKQGEYMAFYSIAFSISHIFGHNLGLQMVDGMGFNNTWTVMIGLSFIGMLSLLILMKIIKKEKHALKPSNHTL; via the coding sequence ATGAAAAAACTCTATTTAAATTATTTAGACACTTTTAAAGGACTCTCAAATGAAGTTTGGTGGTTATCTTTAATTACATTAATCAACAGAGCTGGTACTATGGTAGTACCTTTCTTATCCTTGTATTTAACTAAAAATTTAGATTTTACCTTAAAAGATGTAGGTTGGATTATGACTTGTTTTGGCTTAGGCTCTGTTTTTGGATCTTTTGCTGGAGGAAAGTTAACAGACAAAATTGGTTACTACAAAGTCATGAAGGCTAGTTTATTCTTAACTGGATTGCTATTCATTGCTTTGCAATTTGTAACCAGTTTTATAGGTTTCTGTATAGGTATATTTTTAGTAATGCTTGTTGCAGATACTTTTAGACCCGCTATGTTTGTTGCATTAAGTGCCTATAGTAAACCTGAAAACAAAACACGTTCTGTAACCCTAATACGTTTAGCTATTAATCTAGGTTTTACAGCGGGTCCTGCAGTAGGTGGAATAATTATTTCTTCAATAGGCTATAGTGGTTTATTTTGGGTAGATGGCGTTACCTGTATACTAGCAACCTTTCTACTAATCAATGTATTAAACCCTAAAAAATCTAAAGTAACAGATGAAGTGGAAGTTAAGAACCCTATTTCTGTATTTTCAGATAATGCCTTTTGGGTATTCTTTGTAAGCATGTTTATTTTTGGTTTTATATTCTTACAATATTTTTCAACAATGCCTCTATATTATAAAGATGGACACCATTTATCTGAACTTGAAATTGGGCTATTAATGGGGATGAATGGTTTTGCTATTTTTATTTTGGAAATGCCTCTAATAAAATGGTTAGAAAATAGTAAATACACTAAGGAATTACTGATGTTCTTTGGTTTATTCTTAACAGGGCTAAGTTTTTTAGTATTAAACTTAACTAGCTGGGCAGGTATATTAATTATAGGGATGTTATTAATGACTATTGGAGAAATGATTGCTTTTCCTTTTTCAAATGCATTTGTAATGGAACGTGCTAAAAAAGGAAAACAAGGAGAGTACATGGCCTTTTATAGTATTGCTTTTTCTATTTCACATATATTCGGGCATAACCTTGGATTACAAATGGTAGATGGAATGGGCTTTAATAATACTTGGACGGTTATGATTGGGCTTTCTTTTATAGGAATGCTATCACTTCTAATTTTAATGAAAATTATAAAAAAAGAGAAACATGCGCTTAAACCAAGTAACCATACCCTCTAA